In Caretta caretta isolate rCarCar2 chromosome 4, rCarCar1.hap1, whole genome shotgun sequence, one genomic interval encodes:
- the LOC125635332 gene encoding interleukin-8 — MSCKLVVAVLALFLIYATVSEGMSLARMGNELRCQCVSTHSKFIPPRYLRDVKLTPSGPHCQNVEVIATLKDGREVCLEPTAPWVKIIIKAILDKAEANGEAKR; from the exons ATGAGCTGTAAATTGGTTGTTGCTGTCCTGGCTCTTTTCCTAATCTACGCAACAGTGTCAGAAG GGATGAGTCTGGCAAGGATGGGGAATGAGCTCCGATGCCAGTGCGTCAGCACGCATTCCAAGTTCATCCCTCCGAGGTACCTTCGGGACGTGAAGCTGACCCCGAGCGGACCTCACTGCCAGAACGTTGAAGTCAT CGCTACTCTTAAGGATGGCAGAGAAGTGTGTTTGGAACCCACTGCTCCATGGGTGAAGATCATCATTAAAGCAATTTTGGACAA AGCTGAAGCCAATGGTGAGGCAAAACGCTAA